One window of Dermacentor albipictus isolate Rhodes 1998 colony chromosome 9, USDA_Dalb.pri_finalv2, whole genome shotgun sequence genomic DNA carries:
- the Ppcdc gene encoding phosphopantothenoylcysteine decarboxylase, protein MSTEVSTKTLNILIGCTGSVASIKIPVLVQQLLHQRFQGYAAVDLKVVATSKALHFFERLMIPRSVPLLVDDDEWTTWRKMSDPVLHIELRRWADVMVIAPLDANTMAKIANGLCDNLLTCVVRAWDMQKPLLFCPAMNTHMWCHPITVKHMAILKDLGYTEVPCIEKRLACADYGYGAMAEVPTIVRYVVAAALEKAQQ, encoded by the coding sequence ATGTCCACCGAAGTCTCCACAAAGACTCTGAACATACTCATCGGCTGCACGGGCAGCGTGGCATCCATCAAGATACCCGTGCTAGTCCAACAGCTACTGCACCAGAGGTTCCAAGGGTACGCCGCGGTGGACCTGAAGGTAGTAGCGACGAGCAAAGCGCTTCACTTCTTCGAGCGTTTAATGATTCCGCGCTCGGTACCGCTGCTCGTCGACGATGACGAGTGGACCACTTGGCGGAAGATGTCCGATCCGGTGCTTCACATAGAGCTCAGGCGCTGGGCCGACGTGATGGTGATCGCTCCGCTGGACGCCAACACCATGGCCAAGATAGCGAACGGATTGTGCGACAATCTGCTCACCTGCGTCGTCAGGGCCTGGGACATGCAGAAGCCGCTGCTCTTTTGTCCGGCCATGAACACTCATATGTGGTGCCACCCGATAACGGTGAAGCACATGGCGATACTGAAGGACCTCGGCTACACCGAGGTGCCGTGCATTGAGAAGAGACTCGCTTGCGCGGACTACGGCTACGGAGCCATGGCCGAGGTGCCCACGATAGTGAGGTACGTCGTAGCAGCCGCCCTAGAGAAGGCGCAGCAGTAA